The bacterium nucleotide sequence CGCCCGGCACATCAATTTTCGCACTATCTGCCCGCTCGGCGATGCAGCGGCAATGCCGGCGGCTAGTTTCCTCAAACAGTTTCGCGACGAGTTCGCCGCCCACGCTGAACTCGGCCACTGTCCGCAGCGCAAATAACCGGACCTCTAACGACAGAACGAATCCATGCCCACTTTCAAGCTAGACGAAAAAGAGATCACTGTAGAGCCCGGGACCTCCATCCTCAAGGCGGCCCTGGCTCATGGCATCGAAATTCCCCATTATTGCTATCATCCGGCCCTGACCATCGCCGGCAGCTGCCGTATGTGCCTGGTTGAGCTGGAGGGCAGCCCCAAGCTGGTCCTCTCCTGTGCCACCGAGGTGAAGGAAGGGATGGTGGTGCACACCCAAACCGAAGAGGTCCGGGATGCCCGCCGTAGCATGCTCGAGTTCTTCCTCATCAACCACCCTCTCGACTGTCCGGTTTGCGACAAGGCCGGGGAATGCCTGCTCCAGGATTATACCTTCAAATACGGTTCCGCCCACAGCCGCATGGTGGAAGCCAAACGCGAGCGGCCGCCCAAGGATCTCGGCGGCAACATTATTCTCTACCGCAACCGTTGCGTCCTTTGCACCCGCTGCGTGCGGTTTTATGAAGATGTGGTCGGCGAGCCCTGGCTGATCGTCGAGAACCGCGGCTACCAAAGTGATATCTCCATCTTTCCCGGGCGCGGCCTGACCCACAAGATGACCGGCAATATCGTCGAAATCTGCCCGGTGGGCTGCCTCATCGACAAGGATTTCCTTTTCAACGCCCGCGTCTGGAACCTCCAGCGCACGCGGAGCATCTGCCCGGGCTGCAGCAGCGGCTGCAACATCTTCATCGAGCACAAGGACAATAAAATATACCGCATCCGCTCGCGCGAAAATCAGGCCGTCAACGGTCCCTGGATCTGCGACGACGGCCGCTACAGCTACCATGCCGGCGAAAAGGATGAGCGCGTGCTTGCACCGCACGACAAGCAGGGCGTCCGCTTGAGCCAGGAGGCGACGTTGCAGGCCATCGCCGCTCGCTTGCGCCCGCTGCTGGCAGCGCAGGAGCTGGCGGAGGTGGGCATCGCCGGGTCGGCCCACGCCACGGTGGAGGATAACTATATGCTGCGCCGACTTTTCGCGGATGGCCTGGGCGTGAGGCAAATCTTGATCGACGCCCCGGCGACGGCGGGCAGCGATACCATTTATAAAAGCGGTTTCACTCTTCGCGCCGATAAAAGCCCGAACCGACGCGGGGCGGAACTGGCTCTAGGCAGCAACCGGGACCTCTGGGAGAAATTGAAAGAGGGCGGGATCAGAACCCTTTTCATGATCGGCGGCCCGGCAACCTCACTCACCCCTGAACAGCACGCGCTGCTCGCCAAACTGGACACCCTCGTGGTCTGGAGCCTGGCGGAAGACGATCTCACCCGCGCCGCGGACCTAGTCCTGCCTAGGGCCGGCTACGCCGAACAGGAGGGGACCTTTGTCAACGCGCAGGGCCGTGTGCAGCGAATCCATGCCGCGCTCCAGCCTCCCACCGGCGTCCGTCCAGTCTGGGAAACCGTGAACGCCCTGGCCGCTCTTCTGCAGCAGCCGCTGCCGCTGACTTCGGCCGCGGATCTCTTCAACGACCTCGCCAGCCGCCTCCCGGCCTTTACGGGTCTATCGTATTTCAAGCTGGCGGATGTTGGCATTCAATTGAGCTAAGGAACCGGTATGAACGAGTTGGGATTTGCCTGGATCGATATCGGCATCATTCTGGCCAAGATCATCGTCGTCATCGTGGTCAATCTGATCATCCTGATGATCATGGAACTGGCCGAACGCCGCGTCAGTGCCTTCATCCAGGACCGCCTCGGTCCCAATCGCGTCGGACCGGAAGGACTCTTCCAGGCCGTGGCCGATGGCATCAAGTTCTTTTTCAAGGAGGAGATCTTTCCGGCCGGAGCGGACAAATGGCTCTATACCGTCGCACCCCTGCTGGTGCTCGTGCCCGCCTTGATGACCTTCGCGGCCATCCCTTTCGGCCATGCCGTTGAGCTCTTCGGACGGACGATTTCGCTGCAGATTATCGACCTCAATATCGGCATTCTCTATATCTTCGCCCTGGTCTCTCTCGGCGTTTATGGCGTGGTCATCGGCGGCTGGGCCTCGAACA carries:
- a CDS encoding 2Fe-2S iron-sulfur cluster-binding protein; amino-acid sequence: MPTFKLDEKEITVEPGTSILKAALAHGIEIPHYCYHPALTIAGSCRMCLVELEGSPKLVLSCATEVKEGMVVHTQTEEVRDARRSMLEFFLINHPLDCPVCDKAGECLLQDYTFKYGSAHSRMVEAKRERPPKDLGGNIILYRNRCVLCTRCVRFYEDVVGEPWLIVENRGYQSDISIFPGRGLTHKMTGNIVEICPVGCLIDKDFLFNARVWNLQRTRSICPGCSSGCNIFIEHKDNKIYRIRSRENQAVNGPWICDDGRYSYHAGEKDERVLAPHDKQGVRLSQEATLQAIAARLRPLLAAQELAEVGIAGSAHATVEDNYMLRRLFADGLGVRQILIDAPATAGSDTIYKSGFTLRADKSPNRRGAELALGSNRDLWEKLKEGGIRTLFMIGGPATSLTPEQHALLAKLDTLVVWSLAEDDLTRAADLVLPRAGYAEQEGTFVNAQGRVQRIHAALQPPTGVRPVWETVNALAALLQQPLPLTSAADLFNDLASRLPAFTGLSYFKLADVGIQLS